The Drosophila mauritiana strain mau12 chromosome 2R, ASM438214v1, whole genome shotgun sequence genome has a segment encoding these proteins:
- the LOC117137716 gene encoding SET and MYND domain-containing protein 4 yields the protein MKTPLSQKTGFFAEYYLKLKDQAGPNCESDIAKLSACKSDEERVAYVEKLPWVQAGDANLVVNQEFGGKNAFLAAEIKERATAAFKAKKWLEAMVLYTRSYVALPSENVAEIRVVLANRSATLYHMQKYQECLIDIKRALDLSYPKDLIYKLYERQARCYMALKDYPHTIDSFKKCITAMDHSTLASDKRAKLNLDAMTMIKMLQNDPRTAKQEAKQQKQKIALDLAKPVKLENEFVSPLVRIDSNRQEGRFARASADVKPGEELLVERPFVSVLLEKFAKTHCENCFMRTVVPVACPRCADVLYCSEQCREEASKKYHKYECGIVPIIWRSGASINNHIALRIIASKPLDYFLKLKPTIDEQLTPEQLISLPKDDFRRVAQLERHQGERQPSNFFQHVLMARFLTHCLRAGGYFGSEPKPDEVSIICSLVLRSLQFIQFNTHEVAELHKFSSSGREKSIFIGGAIYPTLALFNHSCDPGVVRYFRGTTIHINSVRPIEAGLPINENYGPMYTQDERSERQARLKELYWFECSCDACIDNWPKFDDLPRDVIRFRCDAPNNCSAVIEVPPSCNDFMVKCVTCGEITNILKGLKVMQDTEMMTRTAKRLYETGEYSKALAKFIDLIRIMYEVLAPPFPDFCESQQHLKDCFLNLGNVYTLD from the exons ATGAAAACTCCACTTAGCCAGAAGACAGGCTTCTTTGCCGAATACTATCTGAAGCTCAAGGATCAGGCTGGTCCAAATTGCGAGTCGGACATAGCCAAGTTATCAGCGTGCAAGAGCGATGAGGAGCGCGTGGCCTATGTGGAAAAGTTGCCCTGGGTGCAGGCGGGGGATGCCAACCTGGTGGTGAACCAGGAGTTCGGCGGAAAGAACGCTTTTCTGGCGGCGGAGATCAAAGAGCGGGCCACCGCTGCATTTAAGGCCAAGAAGTGGCTAGAGGCCATGGTGCTCTATACCAGAAGCTATGTGGCTCTGCCCAGTGAAAATG TGGCGGAGATACGTGTTGTTTTGGCCAATCGCTCAGCTACCTTGTATCACATGCAGAAATATCA AGAGTGCCTGATTGATATAAAAAGAGCCCTAGATTTAAGTTATCCCAAAGATTTGATCTATAAGCTGTACGAACGACAGGCCCGTTGCTACATGGCCCTGAAGGATTATCCCCACACAATTGATTCATTCAA AAAGTGCATCACCGCCATGGATCACTCCACACTGGCCTCTGACAAGCGTGCTAAGCTGAACTTGGATGCCATGACCATGATTAAGATGCTGCAAAACGATCCACGCACTGCCAAGCAGGAGGCCAAGCAGCAAAAGCAGAAGATAGCTTTGGATCTGGCCAAGCCAGTTAAGCTGGAGAATGAGTTCGTGAGTCCTCTGGTGAGAATTGATAGCAATCGACAGGAGGGTCGGTTTGCCAGAGCCTCAGCCGATGTAAAGCCAGGCGAGGAGCTCTTAGTGGAGCGACCTTTTGTCTCTGTGTTGCTGGAGAAGTTTGCCAAAACGCACTGCGAGAACTGCTTCATGAG AACTGTGGTTCCTGTGGCCTGTCCCCGATGCGCTGATGTACTATATTGTTCGGAGCAATGTCGCGAGGAGGCCTCTAAGAAGTATCACAAGTACGAGTGTGGGATAGTGCCCATTATCTGGAGATCGGGTGCATCCATTAACAATCACATCGCTTTGAGGATCATTGCCAGCAAGCCCTTGGATTACTTCCTCAAGTTGAAACCCACTATTGATGAGCAGCTGACCCCTGAGCAGCTAATCAG cctGCCCAAGGATGACTTCCGAAGAGTGGCTCAACTGGAGAGGCATCAGGGTGAACGTCAGCCATCCAACTTCTTTCAGCACGTCCTGATGGCCCGTTTCCTAACCCATTGTCTTCGGGCAGGGGGTTATTTTGGATCGGAGCCCAAGCCTGATGAGGTATCAATCATTTGCTCCCTGGTGCTGCGCAGTCTGCAGTTCATCCAGTTCAACACCCACGAGGTGGCAGAGCTCCATAAGTTTAGCTCCTCGGGACGGGAGAAGTCCATCTTCATAGGCGGCGCCATCTATCCCACTCTGGCCCTGTTCAACCACTCTTGTGATCCTGGCGTGGTGCGATACTTCCGCGGCACCACCATTCATATCAACAGTGTTCGACCCATCGAAGCAGGATTACCGATTAATGAGAACTACGGACCGATGTACACCCAGGACGAGCGCTCCGAGCGCCAGGCGCGTTTAAAGGAGCTCTACTGGTTCGAATGTTCTTGTGATGCCTGTATTGATAATTGGCCCAAGTTTGATGATCTTCCTCGGGATGTGATTCGTTTCCGCTGCGATGCACCGAACAATTGCTCCGCGGTAATTGAAGTGCCACCCAGCTGCAACGACTTCATGGTCAAGTGTGTCACCTGTGGCGAGATAACCAACATCCTGAAGGGCCTAAAGGTAATGCAGGATACCGAGATGATGACGCGCACAGCCAAGAGGCTGTACGAAACAGGGGAATACTCCAAGGCGCTGGCCAAGTTTATTGATCTTATCAGGATTATGTATGAAGTTCTGGCCCCTCCTTTTCCCGACTTCTGCGAGAGCCAACAGCATCTCAAGGATTGCTTCCTCAATTTGGGCAATGTCTATACTTTGGATTAG
- the LOC117137717 gene encoding salivary glue protein Sgs-3, whose translation MKSAIICVFFIATATWAQDTKPEVPIYPPPPSITRTTTEAPVTNTLTEEPTEESLTTTTTETTTTAVEPSTTTTTETTTASTTQGDPIYPTYGPPYVRPSTSGIPSYSPTNPWIWNNGNPAVKCYLRNQQEYRSNCYGVGWHPMTICYRCCYYDYNRIAGCSKVHRGRCSWYDYARWISPNLYVY comes from the exons ATGAAGTCCGCTATTATTTGCGTGTTCTTCATCGCGACTGCAACGTGGGCTCAGGATACAAAGCCAGAAGTTCCCATCTATCCACCTCCGCCTTCTATAACAAGGACGACCACAGAAGCACCTGTAACGAACACTTTAACAGAGGAGCCAACAGAAGAGTCCTTGACAACTACAACAACTGAGACCACAACTACAGCAGTAGAACCCTCCACAACTACAACGACAGAAACCACCACAGCTTCCACAACACAAGGGGATCCAATATATCCGACTTACGGACCTCCCTACGTGCGACCCTCGACCTCAGGGATACCTTCATATTCTCCCACAAACCCCTGGATCTGGAACAATGGCAATCCGGCAGTAAAATGTTATCTGCGAAATCAGCAGGAGTACAGAAGTAATTGTTATG GAGTGGGTTGGCATCCGATGACAATTTGTTACCGCTGCTGCTACTACGATTATAACAGAATCGCCGGATGCAGTAAAGTTCACCGAGGACGCTGTTCGTGGTATGATTATGCTCGATGGATATCTCCGAATTTATATgtgtattaa